From a region of the Daphnia magna isolate NIES linkage group LG1, ASM2063170v1.1, whole genome shotgun sequence genome:
- the LOC116936354 gene encoding uncharacterized protein LOC116936354 encodes MAFRNYPPWSTFNRPPAGVLASANSNRIILGWDKGERVALKIIPFKPGEIGDEQIERYWENLIKLRDDNLVQYRSFTLQDDGRYLAMELCQGSMLDYCRGTLDSAVASIVKVIDIMWQITCAVEYLDRQKIGHGDLKLESVLFKTINSEPRRVVAKLSGYGYNILQSGNNVKTDFSKLGFLYISAATKKEIRPNGALATWNLTEIDINANKLALELINLVTDVDNPFTFEAGTLLRHPFFIRYCQFALPRLIKEQANEEIVQRLKIRGNLLTWKKSLGNGRLPNENFSDLERILFSENRDMETSLTEAFKRTPQLLSQYIWHVSTNLDAIPEGNNQISTFEKGKFLGEGSYGKVYECYYTNKDGIRVLAACKKASFRVDDAGKVFEREIRTLSQLNHLFVTKYLEVVEKDGKKFLVMELCDGSLKQYVLGKLERVPAGSLDDKIIISQVSHGLAYMHSKGIIHKDLKLENILLKRHSPAYRLVLAKIADFGFAKELKPESSSFSATDHPGTESYMAPELLLASPGTYPADFLSDVYALGMTITRIMLKGKHPFTPNKCQQLLSMEQGLVPPNLQHLSWDLIDLIVKLTDKDPAKRPIMPLVLCHPYFTLTNDKTKRHFVDQLLTNLNSENRKDQMKKIFNNHNFQEWYNTIITDKPETDEEIIEMEQTLQMFKSIQPDSTVESLYPARQYKQTIKDALKAEYDANVGNEIDQISSNHGLCAHEHSKSRTMSRLDPTMVFKEDNSENEDHSGNQTNQKTVKHYLQQQFSRNRLHKMVEKKPVLMVSYFWSCLANMINNPPINVSTTTTGQQKPTSSGGRKHQLAQLKNWITNELQWASLFYGDDEQIADELWKMKYPGTNETSQEKRKEIIRTAAKCNISTAVWSELLKWMEKNAAALLREVVQSHVPNAPKIAEMILQKHWFKEEKLSSFHLAAFNEGTCADKIMEALFDNKRIPTVTEDGLSPAHIAAQNESNCGWKMLKLLLDNGADPNASFQNGTSPVHWAAMNQGNYAAEILKYLLDHGGDSEKMDKNGLKPIHYATLNTSDSAVKLLDLLLKNRGTNVVKSTGSTLLHLAVLNEGDRDQGILKKLLENRENPNVGDNEGRIPLHLAISDERIQQVETIRLLLRYRSNPNAVDQSGLTPVHYAAANEGEYASKNLQLLLAFNGSLAIKDKDGLTPIHYTITNRGKCGDEMRKLVGVNPAKTNAHLNSNGEVLLHYLAGKNDGQLELVQLVIDNGGNPNATDKFGRSPVHSVVMLNESLAGLDILRLLLAKGGNVNLQDRGKKFTPVHYVASSLRGRLPEKMKILLNSGGDVNVEGNDGITPLHLAVANLGIYGPQLTRMLLKSGANVNAIDANQRTPLHEAIRNENDDISFDAIQQLVEKGANSNAHDGKGLTPVHYAVQYRRSNSIKVMKLLLQHGGNLNIADNKGMTPQRLAEYFLPPANKNLSNEE; translated from the exons ATGGCATTCAGAAATTATCCTCCTTGGAGTACATTCAACCGCCCTCCGGCTGGTGTTCTGGCCAGCGCCAACAGCAACCGAATTATTCTCGGTTGGGATAAAGGTGAGAGAGtcgctttaaaaataattccgTTTAAACCGGGCGAGATTGGGGATGAACAAATCGAGCGCTATTGGGAAAATCTAATCAAGTTACGTGATGATAATCTGGTCCAGTATCGCAGTTTTACGCTACAAGATGATGGCAG ATACCTTGCGATGGAGTTGTGTCAGGGATCAATGCTCGACTACTGTCGGGGGACATTAGACAGCGCAGTTGCGTCAATCGTAAAAGTTATCGACATTATGTGGCAAATTACCTGCGCTGTTGAGTACCTTGATCGCCAAAAAATTGGGCACGGAGATTTGAAACTGGAAAGTGTGCTCTTCAAAACAATCAATTCTGAACCCCGGCGGGTTGTTGCCAAGTTATCCGGCTATGGATACAACATTCTCCAGTCTGGG AATAACGTCAAGACGGATTTCTCCAAACTCGGCTTCTTGTACATTTCCGCTGCAACTAAAAAGGAGATCAGACCAAACGGAGCTCTCGCCACCTGGAATTTGACTGAAATCGACATCAATGCCAATAAACTTGCGTTAGAATTGATTAATCTTGTGACTGATGTCGACAATCCATTTACTTTTGAAGCCGGCACATTGCTGCGACATCCATTTTTTATCCGTTATTGCCAATTTGCGTTACCAAGACTAATTAAAGAGCAGGCTAACGAGGAAATTGTGCAAAGGTTAAAAATTAGAGGAAACCTTTTAACGTGGAAGAAATCTTTAGGTAATGGCCGGCTCCCAAATGAAAATTTCAGCGATCTAGAGAGAATT CTCTTTTCTGAAAATAGAGACATGGAAACTTCGTTAACTGAGGCGTTCAAAAGAACACCTCAATTACTTTCGCAATACATTTGGCATGTTTCCACCAACTTGGACGCCATCCCTGAAGGAAATAATCAA aTATCAACTTTTGAGAAAGGGAAGTTTCTAGGAGAAGGGAGTTATGGAAAAGTATACGAATGTTATTATACCAACAAAGACGGAATACGAGTTCTGGCCGCCTGCAAAAAAGCGTCATTCCGGGTAGACGACGCAGGCAAAGTATTTGAACGTGAAATCCGTACCCTTTCGCAGCTGAACCATTTATTCGTCACCAAGTACCTAGAAGTCGTAGAAAAGGATGGCAAAAA gtttcttgttatggaattgTGCGATGGATCCTTAAAGCAGTACGTTCTAGGAAAGCTGGAACGAGTTCCTGCAGGCTCGCTGGAcgacaaaataataataagtcaAGTATCCCATGGCCTGGCTTACATGCACAGCAAAGGCATTATCCACAAGGATTTAAAGCTGGAAAACATCCTTCTCAAACGTCATTCACCTGCATACCGTCTCGTGTTGGCCAAAATCGCTGATTTTGGATTTGCTAAAGAACTGAAACCAGAGTCGTCCAGTTTTAGTGCCACTGACCACCCAGGCACAGAATCTTACATGGCCCCCGAACTTCTTCTTGCTTCGCCTGGCACTTACCCGGCCGATTTTCTCAGCGACGTTTATGCTTTGGGCATGACAATTACGCGGATTATGTTGAAAGGAAAACATCCTTTCACCCCCAACAAATGTCAACAACTTCTTTCCATGGAACAGGGTCTGGTTCCGCCAAATCTTCAACATCTCAGCTGGGACTTGATTGATTTGATCGTCAAATTAACAGATAAAGATCCAGCAAAACGTCCTATCATGCCTCTGGTTCTGTGCCATCCTTATTTCACCTTGACAAATGACAAGACTAAAAGACATTTCGTCGACCAGCTTTTGACCAATTTAAATTCGGAGAATAGAAAagatcaaatgaaaaaaatattcaacaaCCACAATTTCCAGGAATGGTACAACACCATCATTACTGATAAGCCAGAAACTGACGAAGAGATCATAGAAATGGAGCAAACCTTGCAAATGTTCAAAAGT ATTCAACCAGATTCTACAGTCGAAAGCTTGTATCCGGCCAGACAATACAAGCAAACGATTAAGGATGCTTTGAAGGCGGAATACGATGCTAACGTTGGAAACGAGATCGATCAG ATCTCTTCAAATCACGGTCTGTGTGCTCACGAGCATTCCAAAAGTCGCACAATGTCGAGGCTTGATCCCACAATGGTTTTCAAAGAAGACAATTCAGAAAACGAAGACCACTCCGGAAACCAAACTAATCAG AAAACTGTCAAACACTATCTTCAACAACAATTTTCCCGAAATCGATTGCACAAGATGGTTGAAAAGAAACCGGTGCTTATGGTGTCGTATTTCTGGTCTTGCTTAGCCAACATGATCAACAACCCGCCCATCAATGTGTCGACGACAACAACTGGTCAGCAAAAGCCGACTTCGTCGGGCGGAAGAAAACATCAATTGGCGCAATTGAAAAATTGG ATTACCAACGAGTTGCAATGGGCCAGTTTGTTCTACGGCGATGACGAACAAATCGCCGATGAGCTatggaaaatgaaatatcCCGGAACTAACGAAACCtcccaagaaaaaagaaaagaaattatacGAACAGCGGCGAAATGCAACATCTCGACAGCTGTTTGGTCAGAACTACTCAAGTGGATGGAAAAAAACGCTGCAGCTCTGCTTCGTGAAGTAGTTCAAAGCCACGTTCCAAATGCTCCGAAAATTGCAGAGATGATTCTACAAAAACATTGGTTCAAGGAAGAAAAACTTTCTTCGTTTCATCTTGCAGCCTTTAATGAAGGAACTTGCGCAGACAAAATAATGGAAGCATTGTTTGATAACAAAAGAATTCCAACCGTGACTGAAGACGGACTTTCTCCGGCTCACATCGCAGCCCAAAACGAGTCGAATTGCGGATGGAAAATGTTGAAACTTCTTTTGGATAACGGAGCCGACCCAAACGCTAGTTTCCAAAACGGAACATCACCCGTCCATTGGGCAGCCATGAATCAAGGAAATTACGCAGCCGAAATTCTAAAATACCTACTCGATCACGGTGGCGATAGCGAAAAGATGGACAAAAATGGTCTCAAGCCAATTCATTACGCAACGTTGAATACTAGTGATTCAGCGGTGAAACTGTTGGACTTGCTCCTCAAAAATCGAGGTACCAACGTCGTCAAGAGTACTGGATCTACGTTACTTCACTTGGCAGTGTTGAACGAAGGAGATCGCGATCAAGGAATCCTGAAAAAGTTACTTGAAAATAGAGAAAACCCCAATGTCGGAGATAACGAAGGACGTATCCCTCTTCATTTAGCAATAAGTGACGAAAGAATTCAGCAAGTTGAAACTATTCGACTTCTTCTACGATACCGCAGCAATCCGAATGCTGTTGATCAATCAGGATTGACACCTGTTCACTACGCAGCAGCTAATGAAGGAGAATATGCTTCTAAAAACCTGCAACTTTTGTTGGCTTTCAATGGATCTTTGGCTATTAAGGATAAAGACGGACTCACCCCTATTCATTACACCATAACCAACAGAGGCAAATGTGGGGATGAAATGAGAAAACTAGTTGGCGTAAACCCGGCAAAAACAAACGCTCACCTCAACAGCAATGGTGAGGTGTTGCTTCATTACCTTGCCGGTAAAAATGACGGCCAACTGGAACTTGTTCAACTGGTAATCGACAATGGAGGCAATCCGAACGCAACAGACAAGTTTGGACGTTCACCTGTTCATTCAGTCGTCATGCTGAACGAATCACTTGCGGGACTAGACATTTTGCGGCTGCTGCTTGCAAAAGGAGGAAACGTTAACCTTCAGgacaggggaaaaaaatttacgcCTGTTCATTATGTGGCATCTAGCTTGAGAGGAAGATTACCtgaaaagatgaaaattcTCCTTAACAGCGGTGGAGATGTAAACGTAGAGGGCAATGATGGGATCACGCCCCTACATTTGGCGGTTGCGAATTTGGGAATTTACGGACCTCAACTGACGAGAATGTTACTCAAATCTGGAGCTAACGTGAATGCCATTGATGCTAATCAACGAACACCATTGCATGAAGCAATTAGAAATGAAAACGATGACATTAGTTTCGACGCGATCCAGCAGCTGGTCGAAAAAGGAGCAAATTCGAACGCTCATGACGGCAAAGGCTTGACACCGGTCCATTATGCCGTTCAATACAGAAGAAGCAACTCGATCAAAGTGATGAAGCTTCTATTACAACACGGAGGAAACCTGAACATCGCAGACAATAAAGGGATGACGCCACAGCGCCTTGCCGAATATTTCCTGCCACCTGCCAATAAAAATCTAAGCAACGAAGAATAA